Proteins from one Cryptomeria japonica chromosome 4, Sugi_1.0, whole genome shotgun sequence genomic window:
- the LOC131060432 gene encoding large ribosomal subunit protein uL4z-like, which translates to MTVSNSVEESWKVIFWQSAFLRRYSRNLDADYNDLQGIYSAETTGKLQGTQRRVLFIVYTNKNLSFYTGINCQCSCAVLPPNFASNDIQLTTFLQNNAQIKCRPIKRLTQRYVSKQSCISFVRAFKNLPGVEVACVDRLNLLKLAPGGHLGRFIIWTKFAFEKLDAVFGTFEKESLQKKGYELPRSKMVNSDLARIVNSDEVQSVVRPIQRDVKRKPLKKNPLKNLGALLKLNPYAKTARRMALLAEAERVKARHEKLDKKRKELKDLE; encoded by the exons ATGACAGTGTCTAATTCAGTGGAAGAGTCATGGAAAGTTATTTTTTGGCAGTCTGCATTTCTG AGACGTTACAGCAGAAATCTTGATGCAGATTATAATGATTTGCAGGGAATCTACAGTGCAGAGACCACAGGGAAGTTACAGGGAA CACAAAGGAGAGTGTTGTTTATTGTTTACACAaacaaaaatctttctttttacacGGGAATAaactgtcaatgttcctgtgctgTGCTGCCGCCCAATTTTGCTTCCAATGATATCCAATTAACCACTTTTCTCCAAAATAACGCACAGATAAAATGCAGGCCAATCAAAAGATTAACCCAAAGATACGTTTCGAAACAATCATGCATAAGTTTTGTTAGGGCTTTCAAGAATCTTCCTGGAGTTGAGGTTGCTTGCGTGGACAGATTGAATTTGCTGAAGCTTGCACCAGGAGGACACTTGGGACGGTTTATCATATGGACTAAGTTTGCATTTGAGAAGCTTGATGCCGTTTTTGGGACTTTTGAGAAAGAATCCCTGCAGAAGAAGGGTTATGAATTGCCCCGATCAAAGATGGTCAACTCTGATCTGGCAAGGATTGTGAATTCGGATGAAGTTCAATCTGTTGTGAGGCCTATTCAGAGAGATGTTAAGAGGAAACCCCTCAAGAAGAATCCACTCAAAAATCTGGGTGCACTTTTGAAGCTCAATCCATATGCAAAGACTGCTAGGCGGATGGCACTTCTGGCGGAGGCTGAACGTGTTAAGGCCAGACATGAAAAGTTGGATAAAAAGCGAAAGGAACTAAAAGACTTGGAATAA